The proteins below come from a single Triticum aestivum cultivar Chinese Spring chromosome 5D, IWGSC CS RefSeq v2.1, whole genome shotgun sequence genomic window:
- the LOC123122252 gene encoding homeobox-leucine zipper protein ROC6 isoform X1 has translation MSFGGMFDGAGSGVFSYDAGGGGPGMHNPGRLLAPPPIPRPAAGAGGGGFASSTGLSLGLTNMEGGGQLGGAFMGSTGSGGDGDSLGRAREDENDSRSGSDNLDGASADELDPDNSNPRKKKKRYHRHTPQQIQELEAVFKECPHPDEKQRMELSRRLNLESRQVKFWFQNRRTQMKTQIERHENALLRQENDKLRTENMTIREAMRSPTCGNCGGAAVLGEVSLEEQHLRIENSRLKDELDRVCALAGKFLGRPVSAISSPLSLPSSLCSGLDLAVGSNNGFMGMGMQSIPDLMGGGSAAMRLPTGIMGGGLDDGLGGEGVAIDRGALLELGLAAMEELVKVTQVDDPLWQPSLDIGLETLNFDEYRRAFARVLGPSPAGYVSEATREVGIAIINSVDLVNSLMNEARWSEMFPCVVARASTMEIISSGMGGTRSGSIQLVTMHRPCSCPAYARPRDVPLTLCCVQMRAELQVLSPLVPIREVTFLRFCKQHADGLWAIVDVSVDGVLRPDSGTGAGPAGYMGCRLLPSGCIVEDMQNGYAKVTWVVHAEYDEAAVHELYRPLLRSGQALGARRWLASLQRQCEYHAILCSNPHPNHGDRHEPISPAGRRCMLRLAQRMADNFCAGVCATAAQKWRRLDEWRVEGAGGRDPAGGEDKVRMMARQSVGAPGEPPGVVLSATTSVRLPGTPPQRVFDYLRDEQRRGEWDILANGEAMQEMDHIAKGQHHGNAVSLLRPNATSGNQNNMLILQETCTDASGSLVVYAPVDVQSMHVVMGGGDSAYVSLLPSGFAILPDGHTAPAAATDPSPQGSSPNAHGGSSNNSPGSLVTVAFQILVNNLPTAKLTVESVDTVSNLLSCTIQKIKSALQASIISP, from the exons ATGAGCTTCGGCGGCATGTTCGACGGCGCCGGCTCCGGCGTCTTCTCCTACGACGCCGGCGGGGGCGGCCCCGGCATGCACAACCCCGGCCGCCTCCTCGCCCCGCCGCCCATCcccaggcccgccgccggcgcagGCGGCGGTGGCTTTGCCTCCTCCACCGGCCTCTCCCTCGGCCTG ACGAACATGGAGGGCGGAGGTCAGCTGGGCGGCGCTTTCATGGGGAGCACggggagcggcggcgacggcgactcgcTGGGCCGCGCGCGGGAGGACGAGAACGACAGCCGCTCCGGCAGCGACAACCTGGACGGCGCCTCAGCCGACGAGCTCGACCCGGACAACAGCAACCCGCGCAAGAAGAAGAAGCGCTACCACCGCCACACGCCGCAGCAAATCCAAGAGCTCGAAGC CGTGTTCAAGGAGTGCCCGCACCCCGACGAGAAGCAGCGGATGGAGCTCAGCCGGCGGCTCAACCTGGAGAGCCGCCAGGTCAAGTTCTGGTTCCAGAATCGCCGCACCCAGATGAAG ACGCAGATCGAGCGGCACGAGAACGCGCTGCTGCGGCAGGAGAACGACAAGCTGCGGACGGAGAACATGACGATCCGGGAGGCGATGCGGAGCCCCACCTGCGGCAACTGCGGCGGCGCGGCCGTGCTCGGGGAGGTGTCGCTGGAGGAGCAGCACCTGCGCATCGAGAACTCGCGCCTCAAGGACGAGCTGGACCGCGTCTGCGCGCTCGCCGGCAAGTTCCTCGGCCGCCCCGTCTCCGCCATCTCCTCGCCGCTCAGCCTGCCGTCGTCCCTCTGCTCCGGCCTCGACCTCGCCGTCGGCAGCAACAACGGCTTCATGGGAATGGGAATGCAGTCCATCCCCGACCTCATGGGCGGCGGCTCGGCGGCCATGCGCCTGCCCACAGGCATCATGGGCGGCGGCCTCGATGACGGCCTCGGCGGCGAAGGCGTCGCCATCGACCGCGGCGCGCTGCTGGAGCTCGGGCTGGCGGCAATGGAGGAGCTGGTGAAGGTGACGCAGGTGGACGACCCGCTGTGGCAGCCCAGCCTGGATATTGGGCTGGAGACGCTCAACTTCGACGAGTACCGGCGCGCGTTCGCCCGCGTGCTCGGCCCCAGCCCCGCCGGCTACGTCTCCGAGGCCACCCGCGAGGTCGGCATTGCCATCATCAACAGCGTCGACCTCGTCAACAGCCTCATGAACGAG GCTCGGTGGTCGGAGATGTTCCCGTGCGTGGTGGCGAGGGCGAGCACGATGGAGATCATCTCGAGCGGCATGGGCGGCACCCGCAGCGGCTCAATCCAACTGGTGACCATGCACCGTCCTTGCTCTTGCCCAGCCTATGCTCGCCCGCGCGACGTACCACTGACGTTATGTTGTGTGCAGATGCGCGCGGAGCTGCAGGTGCTGTCGCCGCTGGTGCCGATCAGGGAGGTGACGTTCCTACGCTTCTGCAAGCAGCACGCCGACGGGCTGTGGGCCATCGTGGACGTGTCGGTGGACGGCGTCCTCCGCCCCGACTCCGGCACCGGCGCCGGCCCGGCAGGGTACATGGgctgccgcctcctcccctccggcTGCATCGTCGAGGACATGCAGAACGGCTACGCCAAG GTCACGTGGGTGGTTCACGCCGAGTACGACGAGGCGGCGGTGCACGAGCTGTACCGCCCGCTGCTCCGCTCCGGCCAGGCGCTGGGCGCGCGCCGCTGGCTCGCCTCGCTGCAGCGCCAGTGCGAGTACCACGCCATCCTCTGCTCCAACCCGCACCCCAACCACGGCGACCGCCACGAGCCCATCTCGCCGGCGGGGCGCCGCTGCATGCTCAGGCTGGCGCAGCGGATGGCTGACAACTTCTGCGCCGGGGTCTGCGCCACGGCCGCCCAGAAGTGGCGCCGCCTCGACGAGTGGCGCGTCGAGGGCGCCGGCGGACGGGACCCGGCCGGCGGGGAGGACAAGGTGCGCATGATGGCCAGGCAGAGCGTGGGCGCGCCCGGCGAGCCCCCCGGCGTCGTGCTCAGCGCCACCACCTCCGTGCGGCTCCCCGGCACGCCGCCGCAGCGTGTATTTGACTACCTCCGCGACGAACAGCGCCGCGGTGAGTGGGACATCCTCGCCAACGGCGAGGCCATGCAGGAGATGGACCACATCGCCAAGGGCCAGCACCACGGCAACGCCGTCTCCCTCCTCCGTCCTAAC GCGACGAGCGGGAACCAGAACAACATGCTCATCCTGCAGGAGACGTGCACCGACGCGTCCGGCTCGCTGGTGGTGTACGCGCCGGTGGACGTGCAGTCCATGCACGTCGTCATGGGCGGCGGCGACTCGGCCTACGTCTCCCTGCTGCCCTCCGGCTTCGCCATCCTCCCCGACGGCCACACTGCGCCGGCCGCCGCTACTGACCCTTCTCCCCAGGGCTCGTCGCCCAACGCTCATggcggcagcagcaacaacagcccCGGCTCGCTCGTCACCGTGGCGTTCCAGATACTGGTGAACAACCTGCCGACGGCGAAGCTCACCGTGGAGTCGGTCGACACCGTCAGCAACCTGCTCTCCTGCACCATCCAGAAGATCAAGTCCGCCCTGCAGGCCAGCATCATCTCGCCCTAG
- the LOC123122252 gene encoding homeobox-leucine zipper protein ROC6 isoform X2, producing MSFGGMFDGAGSGVFSYDAGGGGPGMHNPGRLLAPPPIPRPAAGAGGGGFASSTGLSLGLTNMEGGGQLGGAFMGSTGSGGDGDSLGRAREDENDSRSGSDNLDGASADELDPDNSNPRKKKKRYHRHTPQQIQELEAVFKECPHPDEKQRMELSRRLNLESRQVKFWFQNRRTQMKTQIERHENALLRQENDKLRTENMTIREAMRSPTCGNCGGAAVLGEVSLEEQHLRIENSRLKDELDRVCALAGKFLGRPVSAISSPLSLPSSLCSGLDLAVGSNNGFMGMGMQSIPDLMGGGSAAMRLPTGIMGGGLDDGLGGEGVAIDRGALLELGLAAMEELVKVTQVDDPLWQPSLDIGLETLNFDEYRRAFARVLGPSPAGYVSEATREVGIAIINSVDLVNSLMNEARWSEMFPCVVARASTMEIISSGMGGTRSGSIQLMRAELQVLSPLVPIREVTFLRFCKQHADGLWAIVDVSVDGVLRPDSGTGAGPAGYMGCRLLPSGCIVEDMQNGYAKVTWVVHAEYDEAAVHELYRPLLRSGQALGARRWLASLQRQCEYHAILCSNPHPNHGDRHEPISPAGRRCMLRLAQRMADNFCAGVCATAAQKWRRLDEWRVEGAGGRDPAGGEDKVRMMARQSVGAPGEPPGVVLSATTSVRLPGTPPQRVFDYLRDEQRRGEWDILANGEAMQEMDHIAKGQHHGNAVSLLRPNATSGNQNNMLILQETCTDASGSLVVYAPVDVQSMHVVMGGGDSAYVSLLPSGFAILPDGHTAPAAATDPSPQGSSPNAHGGSSNNSPGSLVTVAFQILVNNLPTAKLTVESVDTVSNLLSCTIQKIKSALQASIISP from the exons ATGAGCTTCGGCGGCATGTTCGACGGCGCCGGCTCCGGCGTCTTCTCCTACGACGCCGGCGGGGGCGGCCCCGGCATGCACAACCCCGGCCGCCTCCTCGCCCCGCCGCCCATCcccaggcccgccgccggcgcagGCGGCGGTGGCTTTGCCTCCTCCACCGGCCTCTCCCTCGGCCTG ACGAACATGGAGGGCGGAGGTCAGCTGGGCGGCGCTTTCATGGGGAGCACggggagcggcggcgacggcgactcgcTGGGCCGCGCGCGGGAGGACGAGAACGACAGCCGCTCCGGCAGCGACAACCTGGACGGCGCCTCAGCCGACGAGCTCGACCCGGACAACAGCAACCCGCGCAAGAAGAAGAAGCGCTACCACCGCCACACGCCGCAGCAAATCCAAGAGCTCGAAGC CGTGTTCAAGGAGTGCCCGCACCCCGACGAGAAGCAGCGGATGGAGCTCAGCCGGCGGCTCAACCTGGAGAGCCGCCAGGTCAAGTTCTGGTTCCAGAATCGCCGCACCCAGATGAAG ACGCAGATCGAGCGGCACGAGAACGCGCTGCTGCGGCAGGAGAACGACAAGCTGCGGACGGAGAACATGACGATCCGGGAGGCGATGCGGAGCCCCACCTGCGGCAACTGCGGCGGCGCGGCCGTGCTCGGGGAGGTGTCGCTGGAGGAGCAGCACCTGCGCATCGAGAACTCGCGCCTCAAGGACGAGCTGGACCGCGTCTGCGCGCTCGCCGGCAAGTTCCTCGGCCGCCCCGTCTCCGCCATCTCCTCGCCGCTCAGCCTGCCGTCGTCCCTCTGCTCCGGCCTCGACCTCGCCGTCGGCAGCAACAACGGCTTCATGGGAATGGGAATGCAGTCCATCCCCGACCTCATGGGCGGCGGCTCGGCGGCCATGCGCCTGCCCACAGGCATCATGGGCGGCGGCCTCGATGACGGCCTCGGCGGCGAAGGCGTCGCCATCGACCGCGGCGCGCTGCTGGAGCTCGGGCTGGCGGCAATGGAGGAGCTGGTGAAGGTGACGCAGGTGGACGACCCGCTGTGGCAGCCCAGCCTGGATATTGGGCTGGAGACGCTCAACTTCGACGAGTACCGGCGCGCGTTCGCCCGCGTGCTCGGCCCCAGCCCCGCCGGCTACGTCTCCGAGGCCACCCGCGAGGTCGGCATTGCCATCATCAACAGCGTCGACCTCGTCAACAGCCTCATGAACGAG GCTCGGTGGTCGGAGATGTTCCCGTGCGTGGTGGCGAGGGCGAGCACGATGGAGATCATCTCGAGCGGCATGGGCGGCACCCGCAGCGGCTCAATCCAACTG ATGCGCGCGGAGCTGCAGGTGCTGTCGCCGCTGGTGCCGATCAGGGAGGTGACGTTCCTACGCTTCTGCAAGCAGCACGCCGACGGGCTGTGGGCCATCGTGGACGTGTCGGTGGACGGCGTCCTCCGCCCCGACTCCGGCACCGGCGCCGGCCCGGCAGGGTACATGGgctgccgcctcctcccctccggcTGCATCGTCGAGGACATGCAGAACGGCTACGCCAAG GTCACGTGGGTGGTTCACGCCGAGTACGACGAGGCGGCGGTGCACGAGCTGTACCGCCCGCTGCTCCGCTCCGGCCAGGCGCTGGGCGCGCGCCGCTGGCTCGCCTCGCTGCAGCGCCAGTGCGAGTACCACGCCATCCTCTGCTCCAACCCGCACCCCAACCACGGCGACCGCCACGAGCCCATCTCGCCGGCGGGGCGCCGCTGCATGCTCAGGCTGGCGCAGCGGATGGCTGACAACTTCTGCGCCGGGGTCTGCGCCACGGCCGCCCAGAAGTGGCGCCGCCTCGACGAGTGGCGCGTCGAGGGCGCCGGCGGACGGGACCCGGCCGGCGGGGAGGACAAGGTGCGCATGATGGCCAGGCAGAGCGTGGGCGCGCCCGGCGAGCCCCCCGGCGTCGTGCTCAGCGCCACCACCTCCGTGCGGCTCCCCGGCACGCCGCCGCAGCGTGTATTTGACTACCTCCGCGACGAACAGCGCCGCGGTGAGTGGGACATCCTCGCCAACGGCGAGGCCATGCAGGAGATGGACCACATCGCCAAGGGCCAGCACCACGGCAACGCCGTCTCCCTCCTCCGTCCTAAC GCGACGAGCGGGAACCAGAACAACATGCTCATCCTGCAGGAGACGTGCACCGACGCGTCCGGCTCGCTGGTGGTGTACGCGCCGGTGGACGTGCAGTCCATGCACGTCGTCATGGGCGGCGGCGACTCGGCCTACGTCTCCCTGCTGCCCTCCGGCTTCGCCATCCTCCCCGACGGCCACACTGCGCCGGCCGCCGCTACTGACCCTTCTCCCCAGGGCTCGTCGCCCAACGCTCATggcggcagcagcaacaacagcccCGGCTCGCTCGTCACCGTGGCGTTCCAGATACTGGTGAACAACCTGCCGACGGCGAAGCTCACCGTGGAGTCGGTCGACACCGTCAGCAACCTGCTCTCCTGCACCATCCAGAAGATCAAGTCCGCCCTGCAGGCCAGCATCATCTCGCCCTAG